One window of the Pristiophorus japonicus isolate sPriJap1 chromosome 23, sPriJap1.hap1, whole genome shotgun sequence genome contains the following:
- the LOC139235287 gene encoding apoptotic chromatin condensation inducer in the nucleus-like codes for MGDGSERALTDGPALTLLFCPLQYTALEEAIATRNSLHGVKWPASNPKFLSVDYAEQDELDFHKGLKLDKPAEQKMEEPRADSRDHERAARDQWAEREREMERRERTRSEREWDRDKVKEYETKEGAKARSRSRSRSRDRRRKERAKSKEKRSEKKEKVQEEPPAKLLDDLFRKTKGAPCIYWLPLTDEQIVQKEADRADRAREREKRRKEQEDEERKREEERKQRAKEREKEREKVAERSRELERKRDHSRDRDRGRERERERRDGKRRSRSRSHSTSTRERSRR; via the exons atGGGGGACGGGAGCGAGAGAGCCCTTACAGACGGACCTGCACTCACACTGCTGTTTTGCCCACTCCAGTACACGGCCTTGGAAGAAGCCATTGCCACTCGCAACTCTCTCCATGGTGTGAAGTGGCCCGCCTCCAACCCCAAGTTCCTCTCCGTCGATTACGCCGAGCAGGATGAG ttggATTTCCACAAGGGTCTGAAGCTGGACAAGCCGGCGGAGCAGAAGATGGAGGAGCCACGGGCGGACTCCCGGGACCACGAGCGGGCGGCCCGGGACCAgtgggcggagcgggagcgggagatgGAGCGGCGGGAACGCACCCGATCCGAGCGGGAGTGGGACCGTGACAAGGTCAAGGAGTACGAGACCAAGGAGGGCGCCAAGGCCCGATCCCGCTCCCGCTCGCGCTCCCGGGACCGTCGCCGCAAGGAACGCGCCAAGTCCAAGGAGAAGCGGAGCGAGAAGAAAG AAAAAGTCCAGGAGGAACCTCCCGCCAAACTGCTGGATGACTTGTTCCGTAAAACCAAGGGCGCTCCCTGTATCTACTGGCTCCCCTTGACCGACGAACAg ATCGTGCAGAAGGAGGCGGACCGGGCGGACCGGGCCCGCGAGCGAGAGAAGCGGCGGaaggagcaggaggacgaggagcgCAAGCGCGAGGAGGAGCGCAAGCAGCGGGCCAAGGAGCGGGAGAAGGAGCGCGAGAAGGTGGCCGAGCGCAGCAGGGAGCTGGAGCGAAAGCGGGACCACAGCCGGGATCGGGATCGGGGGCGGGAGCGGGAACGGGAGCGCCGGGACGGCAAGCGCCGGTCCCGGAGCCGCAGCCACAGCACGTCGACCCGCGAGCGGAGCAGGCGTTGA